A genomic window from Lycium barbarum isolate Lr01 chromosome 4, ASM1917538v2, whole genome shotgun sequence includes:
- the LOC132636481 gene encoding vicilin-like seed storage protein At2g18540, translated as MAKERSKTPENENGAPSKRQHKSKSKRKNESESETESESEPEGDVRKHRRKRSRSRSQSRSGSSRRKSRDDYTDSDSGSSSEYSETESEEERRRRKRRERKRREEQRKLRKDKEKKRRKKEKEKKERKKKKKEKGKTGAVTNSWGKYGIIKETDMWNKRPEFTAWLAEIKKMNLESLPNWEEKQLFKQFMEDHNTATFPSKKYYNLDAYYKRKMEKEMKRGVKKVVDNERTVFNDEEIRRQELMREREKHKEEQVEALKREMQSGMAQAMKEQAQLREEMAYQYKLGNFEAAAAIQRRLDPDLPM; from the exons ATGGCAAAAGAGCGATCAAAAACTCCAGAAAACGAAAACGGAGCTCCATCAAAGCGACAACACaaatcaaaatccaaaagaaagaaTGAATCCGAGTCCGAAACAGAATCCGAATCCGAACCGGAAGGAGACGTGAGAAAACACAGGAGAAAgagaagccgaagccgaagccaaAGTCGAAGTGGAAGTTCTCGGAGAAAATCACGAGATGATTACACGGACTCAGATTCGGGTAGTAGTTCGGAGTATTCGGAGACGGAGTCGGAAGAGGAAAGGAGGCGTAGAAAGAGGAGAGAGAGGAAGAGAAGAGAGGAGCAAAGGAAGCTGAGGAAAGACAAGGAGAAGAAAAGgaggaagaaggagaaggagaagaaggagaggaagaagaaaaagaaagagaagggaaAAACTGGTGCTGTTACTAACTCTTGGGGTAAATATGGAATTATCAAAGAAACTGATATGTG GAACAAACGACCAGAGTTTACCGCATGGTTAGCGGAAATAAAGAAG ATGAATCTGGAAAGTCTGCCAAATTGGGAAGAGAAGCAATTATTCAAGCA ATTCATGGAAGATCATAACACCGCAACCTTCCCTTCTAAAAA ATATTATAACCTTGACGCCTATTACAAACGTAAAATGGAGAAGGAAATGAAAAGAGGTGTCAAGAAGGTTGTGGACAATGAACGTACTGTCTTCAATGATGAAGAAATACGCAG GCAAGAATTGATGCGAGAACGTGAGAAGCACAAGGAAGAACAGGTGGAAGCATTGAAGCGCGAGATGCAGAGTGGAATG GCGCAAGCAATGAAAGAACAAGCTCAATTAAGAGAAGAGATGGCTTATCAATACAAGCTTGGCAACTTTGAG GCTGCAGCTGCTATTCAGAGGCGTTTGGACCCCGATCTCCCTATGTAG